In one Nocardia tengchongensis genomic region, the following are encoded:
- a CDS encoding LLM class flavin-dependent oxidoreductase — translation MKARFGISIPPVASALPDVIDMALAADAEGLDLVGIQDHPYNAQFGDAFAVIGACLAATGRVSLYPGVANLPLRTPAMIAKQAATFDLLSGGRFELGLGTGAFESGVVAMGGPARKGRSALMAIAEGMAIIRAEWRTGQPVSVVGTEYTVQGIDGGPAPAHRIEIWLGAMGPHALDLIGAAADGWVAPLPNWLPWDQWPANARIDAAARAHDRDPRTIARLAALPGVVSDRALHPDPHGTDPIHGSPEEWAEIIVRLARDAGFDTFVYWPPGFDVDQVQRFARLVVPLARKLLDDL, via the coding sequence ATGAAGGCACGGTTCGGTATTTCGATACCGCCCGTCGCGTCCGCGCTGCCCGATGTCATCGACATGGCCCTGGCCGCCGACGCCGAGGGACTCGACCTGGTCGGCATCCAGGACCACCCCTACAACGCGCAGTTCGGCGACGCCTTCGCGGTGATCGGGGCCTGCCTGGCCGCGACCGGACGGGTCAGCCTCTACCCGGGCGTCGCGAACCTGCCGCTGCGCACCCCCGCCATGATCGCCAAACAAGCCGCCACCTTCGACCTGCTCAGCGGCGGACGCTTCGAATTGGGTTTGGGCACCGGGGCTTTCGAGAGCGGCGTGGTCGCCATGGGCGGGCCCGCCCGCAAGGGCCGGTCCGCGCTCATGGCCATCGCCGAAGGCATGGCGATCATCCGGGCCGAATGGCGCACCGGACAACCGGTTTCGGTGGTGGGCACCGAATACACGGTGCAGGGCATAGACGGCGGGCCCGCGCCCGCCCACCGGATCGAGATCTGGCTCGGCGCCATGGGCCCGCACGCCCTCGACCTGATCGGCGCGGCCGCCGACGGATGGGTTGCGCCACTGCCCAATTGGCTGCCGTGGGACCAGTGGCCCGCCAACGCCCGCATCGACGCCGCGGCCCGCGCCCACGACCGGGACCCGCGTACCATCGCCCGGCTGGCGGCGCTGCCGGGCGTGGTGAGCGACCGGGCGCTGCACCCGGATCCCCACGGCACCGACCCGATTCACGGTTCACCCGAGGAATGGGCGGAGATCATCGTGCGACTGGCCCGCGACGCCGGCTTCGACACCTTCGTCTACTGGCCGCCCGGATTCGACGTCGACCAGGTGCAGCGCTTCGCGCGACTGGTGGTGCCGCTCGCGCGAAAGCT